Genomic DNA from Enterococcus saccharolyticus subsp. saccharolyticus:
GTAGCAGTTCTTCAAGTAAAGCAAGTTCCTCGGAAGTTTCATCCGTTGCGTTAATTACAGATGGTAATGGTGTAGATGACCGTTCATTTAACCAATCAGCTTGGGAAGGTATGGTTGCTTGGGGTGAGGAAAATGGTGTGGAACAAGGAGCAAATGGGTACCAATATTTCCAATCATCAGGTGAATCTGATTTTATTCCGAACATTGACCAAGCGTTAACAGCTGGTTATCAAACCATCTTTGGAATTGGTTTTAAATTACAAGCAGCAATTCAAGAACAAGCAACAGCTAATCCAGATGTGAATTTTGTGATTGTCGATGAAGTTGTCGACGGATTGGATAATACTGTTTCAGCGACTTTCAAATCAAATGAATCTGCCTATTTAGCTGGTTTAGCAGCAGCTTATTCAACACAAACAAATACAGTTGGTTTCTTGGGTGGCATGCAAATTTCATTGATTGAAGCCTTTGAAGCTGGTTTCAAACAAGGTGTTGAAGATGGTGCGAAGGCGTTAGGCAAAGACATTAAAGTGGTCAGCCAGTACGCAGGTGATTTCTCAGCACCAGATAAAGGACGTACAATTGCTTCAGCGATTTATGCCCAAGGCGCAGATATTATCTACGGTGCAGCTGGTGCAACTGGAAATGGCTTATTCCAAGAAGCAAAATCATTGAATGAAACACGCGATGATAAAGTTTGGGTAATCGGCGTTGACCGTGACCAATCGGAAGAAGGAGCCTACAAAAAAGATGGCAAAGAAGATAACTTCACATTAACTTCAACTTTAAAAGAAGTCGGCGAAGCAGTTAAAGACTTAGCAGAGAAATCAAATAACGGCGAATTTCCTGGTGGTGAACACATTGTTTATGGTTTAGAAGAAAATGGTGTGGGTCTAACAGATGGTCAACTTTCAGATGATGCTAAAGCAGCAGTCAAAGAAGCACGTGAAAAAATTATTGCAGGTGACATTGTTGTCAAAGATACGTTAAAATAGCATATAGGATACGACACAGATAATGGAACTTCATTTGTCTGTGTCGTCTTTAATGAAAAGGAGAAATTATGAGAAAAGTTTATTTGAACCATGATGGTGGCGTTGATGATTTAGTGACATTATTTTTAATGTTACAAATGGAAGAAGTAGAAGTCGTTGGTGTAGGGGTTATTCCAGCTGATTGTTATTTAGAACCAGCTGTTTCTGCGAGTCGTAAAATTATTGATAAATTTGGGAACGGACAAAATATTTCGGTAGCAGCCTCAAATTCCCGTCCTAAAAATCCATTTCCAAAAGATTGGCGGATGCATGCCTTCACGGTGGATGCCTTGCCGATTTTAAATGAAAGTGGGAAATTGGAAACGGAATTAGCAGAAAGTTATGCGCATCAACATTTAATTGAGACATTACATGCCCAAGAAGAGCCAATTGATTTGGTATTTGTTGGGCCATTAACCGATTTATCTCGTGCATTAGAAATTGATCCAAGCATTCAAGAAAAAATTGGCAAACTCTATTGGATGGGTGGTACCTTCTTAGAAAAAGGGAATGTTGAAGAACCAGAACATGATGGAACAGCGGAATGGAATGCTTTTTGGGATCCTGAAGCAGTAGCGATTGTTTGGGATAGTTCGATTGAGATTGTCTTAGTTGCTTTAGAAAGCACAAATATGGTGCCACTAACGAACGATATTCGTGACATGTGGGCAAGAAATCGTGCAGACGAAGGGATTGATTTCTTAGGACAAGCATATGCGATTGTTCCTCCATTGGTTCATTTCCAAACGAATTCAACTTATTTCTTATGGGATGTGTTAACTGCGGCAACTTTTGGCAAAGAGGACATGGTCAAAAAAGAAATCGTTCCCTCAATTGTGATTGCTGATGGTGTCAGTCAAGGAAAAACCGAACGTCATGACAATGGACGTCCAGTAGAATTAGTTTATCATGTCGAACATGACACATTTTTTGATTATATTACCAATCTTGCACGTCAAGAGAAATAAACGAATAAATTTAGAAAAGGACTAGATTTCTAGTCCTTTTCTATTTAAAATGAAGGGGAAACGACTAACGAAGGAAGTAGGTAAAATCATGTTATATGGATCAATTGAAGCAGGCGGTACAAAATTTGTCTGTGCAGTCGGTAATGAAGCATTAGAAATCGTGGAACGTGTGAGCTTTCCAACGACTGTACCAGAAGAAACAATGGCATTAGTCATCGAATTTTTCAACAAGCACAAAGAAGAGTTAGTAGCAATCGGTGTAGGTTCGTTTGGCCCAATCGATATTCATCAAGATTCTGAAACATACGGTTATATTACATCAACACCGAAATTAGCATGGCAAAACTATGATTTTGTAGGTACTTTAAAAGAATCATTCAATATTCCTGTTGCTTGGACAACAGATGTCAATGCAGCGGCTTATGGTGAATATGTGTTTGGAAATGGTAAAGGGTTATCAAGTGTCGTGTATTATACTATTGGTACGGGCGTTGGTGGAGGCGCTTTACAAGAAGGACGCTTTATCGAAGGCTTTAGTCATCCTGAAATGGGACATATGTTAGTAGTGCCACATCCAGATGATACATTTGAAGGAAGCTGTCCTTTCCATGGCAACTGTTTAGAGGGGATGGCAGCCGGACCAGCTGTTGAAAAACGTAATGGTCGTAAAGGGCAAGATATTCCAGAAGACGATCCATTCTGGGAAATTGAAGCATATTATATTGCGCAATGTGCGTACAATACAACATTGATGCTGTCTCCAGATGTGATTATTTTTGGTGGTGGGGTCATGAAACAACGTCACATGGTTGAAAAAGTACACCAAGCATTTGCAAAATTATTAAATGGTTACGTGAGAACACCTGATTTAGACAAATACATTGTGACACCTGCTTTAGAAGATAATGCGGGAACACTAGGTTGTCTTGCTTTAGCAAGAAACGCTGAATTACACGGCCATTAATCGAATTTAAAGGGGACTAGCATGAGTTTATATCTAGAAATTCCTGAACTAAATCAACAGTTTCCATATCGTTTTTTATTGAACGACGGCATGACGATTGTTTATCCTCATTGGCATAAAGAAATTGAATTAATTTATGCCAGTCGAGGAAAAGTCAATATTGGCATTGGTCAAACGGTGGTTGCTTTAGAAGAAGGAGAGATGATTTTCTTTGCTAGTGGAGAACCCCATTATTTTCTGGCGTCTCCTGATAGTGAGCGTTACGTGTATCAATTTGATTTGAAATTATTTGATGAATCAAGCTTGCGGAAAAATGAAGAGAATTTGATTACTTTATTTGAACAAGGCGAGCGTCATAGCCGCTATTGGCCTCCAGAATTTAGTGAGACAATCAAAAATCTACTAGTGGAATTGTACGACTTAGAAATCACACAGCCGATGGGTGAAAATTATTTGATTCTTAGTTGTTTGTATCGCTTAATTGGTGAATTTTATCAATCACTGCCACGAAAAACGGAACAAGTAAAAGTCACACCGACTGCAGTCCATCGAAAAGAAACGTTAGAACGGTTAAATCAAGTCTTTGATTACATCGAAACACGTTATCAAGAAGCGATTACTGTGGATGAAGTGGCTAAATTTGTTGGGTTTAGTCCGTATTATTTTACTCGCTTTTTCAAAAAAAATACGGGACAAACATTCATTCAATTTTTGACGGAATATCGCGTCAATCAAGCGAAGTTCATTTTGTCTAATGAAAAATTGCCAATGGCAGAAGTTGCGGAACAAGCTGGTTTTTCGAGTGTCAAAACCTTTCATCATGTCTTTAAAGAAGCTGTGGGACAATCACCGTTGCAATATCAAAAGAAGATGACGGAATAAAAGAGTGGCAGATTTGTAATAGAATCTGCCACTCTTTTTATTTTGTGTATTTTGGTAATGTAATGCGGACGGTGGTTCCAATATTTAAGGTGGAGTCATAAACAATAGCATCTTGAATACCATAATATAAAGAAATTCGTTGTTTAACATTTTGAATACCATAATGTTTTCCTTGATGTGTTAGAATATTTTCTAATTGGTTAGCTGTCATTCCTCGTCCGTTGTCACTAATTTCAAATTGTAAATAATTGTCTAATAATTTTCCACGAATGGTTAGCTTGCCGCGACGTTGATCTTCAATGTGATCGATTCCGTGGAAAATGGCATTTTCTACAAATGGTTGAATTAATAACGTGATAATCTCGTATTGTTTGATTTCTTCATCAACATCAATGTCTAAATCAAAGGAGTAGTTATGCATTTTTAATTGGATTTTGGCATAGGTAATGGTAAGCTCAAGTTCTTTGGCAATTGACAGTCGACTTTTGCCATTATTTAGACTCAAACGATAAAATTGAGAAAGTAATTGAGCCATTTCACTAATTTCTTGATTACCTGTTAGTAGAGCTTTGTTATTGATTAAAGATAATGAATTGTAGAAAAAATGTGGATTGATTTGTGCTTGTAAGGCACGCAATTCATGTTTTTGTTGTTTAATTTCAGATTTATAGACTTTGTTGATAAGCTCTTGAATTTGATGAATCATTTGATAAAAACTTTGATAAAGTTTACCAATTTCATCGTTTGACTGATATGTTGGTTTTAAATTTAATGTGTTCTCAGGCGAATCGTTCATTTGATCAGCCAATTTTTGGATAGGAGCAACTACTGTCTTGGATAGTCCAATAATGGATAAACTCAACATTAGAATGGCAAATAAAAAGATGAAACCAGCAGCAGAAACGAGTAAAAATATACCATTATAAACAGAATACATTGGGCGTGAAAAAGTAATCTCCCAAGAATTTTTTAATTGTTTTTTATTTTGAATCTGCGATTGGTTGAATCTTTGGAATATTCGTGAAAGAACACCTAATTGTTCTGGTCGTTCATTTGAAAATTGAAATAAGTTTTTTTGTTCGGCATCTGTAATAGTTAGTTGATAAGGTTCATTCGAGATATTTTCTAGATTATCAAAAATCGCTTCTGGAGATAATTGAAATACAATAATATTGGTATCTTTATTTTTAGCAGAAAATAATTGGCTATACAAATAAATTTGATTGTTATCTGTATCTACAAAATATGAAATATTTGTTGTATTGTTCAATTTAAAATGTGAAGTGATATCTCCTGGTATTATTTTTTTTACATACTTTCCATGATCATACAAATTAATAGACGTATACAAAGTAATATTCGCAATCGTTTCTTGTTGGGAATAGATACTTTGAAATAAAGGAACAATCGTATTGGTATATAAGTCGTATTGTTCGAAATTACTTGGATTTTCAATGGCTAATTCATCGACTAAAAATTGAGAGCTAGTCAAAAAAGAAATTGCTTCTTCATAAGTTGTTAAACGCAAGTTAATTTGCTGATACGTAGAAGTAAGGTTATCTTGGTTATTTGATTTTTCACGTTCTACGATAAAATGTTGAATAATTCCAATACTAAAAAAAGTAAGTAAAAGTAATGGAAAAAGACTTGCTACAAAGGAAATGACAATGATTTTTCGTTGGAAAGATAGATTTTGAAAGACACTTCTTATTTTATTTTTCATTTGGAATCTGTCCTTTTACTTTGCGAAAGCTTTCAGGTGTGACACCTGTATACTTTTGAAAACTTTTTATAAAATATGAATAACTATTAAACCCTACTAATTGGCTAATTTCTCGTACACGATGGTGTGAGTGAATCAATAATTCTTTGGCTTTTTCCATACGTATCTCGTTAAGGTACTTTGTAATTCCTATTTGTTCTTCTCGTTTGAATAAATCGCTTAAATATTTTGGGGCGAGATGAACGTTATTTGCTAGAATTTCTAAGTTTAATTCTTCTTGATAATGATTCCACATATAGTTTTTTGTTTCTCGAACATACTCATTTGTTGTAGTATGTAAATCATTGAAGCGCTGTTCTACGAGTTTTAATAATTTTACGAATGCTTTTGGTATTTGAATAAAAGATGTGGCATCTAAAATTTTTTCTAAATCAGATCGTACTTCTTTGGGATTAATTTCAACTGTTTCAACGATTGTACGATAAGTAGTCGCAAAGAAAAATTTAACAATACTAGGTGTTTCACTTGCAGCTTGTTCATATTGAGAAAATAACGAAGATAGTCGTTTTTGAAGCAACTCAAAATTTTGTTGTTGAATCGCTTCTTTTATTTTGTTTAAAATTTTTTCTTCTAGGGCAATGTTTTTTGTAGGCAATTTTGTAGCTAAGACGATATTCTTTTCTTTTTTATAAAATTTTTGTGTTATTTGCTCATTGTGTTGTTCGTAAATAGTATAAATTTCTAAAGGATTTTGGAGACGTTGGGATACTTCAATTGTCACTTCAATACCTAAATGTTCTTGAAGTTGTTGAAGGAGTTCACGTTTTTTCAAAATTGCTTCATGAACTGTTACGGTTGAGAGTAAGTAGACAAATCGTGTGAGACTGGTTCGAACAATTATGGTATTTTCTTTATAAAATTGAAGAAAATTTTCTAATTTAGCCGCTTCATCATGATTACTGTCAATCGTCAAGAAATAGGTCACTGTTTTGAGTAATGAAAAAGCCATGGTTTGTTCTTTTGGAGCTAATTGTTCAAAAGAAACACCGCTAAATAATTTTATTAATAAATCTTGTTGACCGATACGTTGCTGCTGTTGTTGTTCTATTTGTGTTTTTTGAATAGCTTTCATTAATTTATCAAGCTGTAAATAAAATTCTTCTGGATTAATTGGTTTTAGCAAATAATTAACCGCTTGCAAATCAAACGCTTTTTTAGCATAAGTAAAATCATCATAGCCACTAATAAACAGTATGGGTAGTTGTTGGTGTTGGATTCTCAGTGTTTCAGCAAGTTCAATCCCTGTTGAAAAAGGCATTTGAACATCCGTAATTAATAAATCAATAGGGTGTTTAGAAAAAATATCTAATGCTTCTTTTCCATTGATTGCTTCGTAGACTATCCATTTTTCAGAATGCTTCTCTAAAAGAAAGCATAGAAGTTCGCGTTGATCAAAATGATCATCAGCGATTAATACATGATACATAGTAGAACCTCCTAAAAAACTAATTGCACAATAAAAGTATAGTCTGAATTATGTGTTCCTACAAATAGGAATAGTATTTATTTTTTTGAAAGCGCTTTATGTTATGGAATTTGTTTTATAAAAATGGAAAATGTTCTATTTAAGTAATGAAAACGATTGCTTATACTTGTATTATCAAATAACGGAGGAATACAAAATGAAAAGTTGGAAAAAAACAGCAATGTTAGCCATTTTACCATTCGTTTTAACAGGATGTGGAGACAAAGAGAGTACAGAGGAAGCACCAACGAATGCTGATGGTGATGTTATCATGACGATTGGTCAACAAACTGCACCTAATTCAAAACTTCCTAAAGGTGATTCATATAGCGATAATGCTTATCGTAGAATTATCAAAGAAAAGTTAGGGATTGAGTTGAAAAGCGCATTTGAAGCAAATGGGGAGGATTATGATCGTCAAGTGTCATTAGCTATTGCCTCAGGAGAAATCCCTGATATGATGGTCGTTTCTAGAGATGATTTGGAAGAATTAGTTGATAATGATCTTGTAGCTGATTTGACAGATGTCTATGATGAGTATGCTAGTGATCGAGTAAAAGACATTTACGATTCATATGATGGGTTTACATTAGATATGGCAACGATTGATGATCGATTAATGGCTATCCCAGGAACAACAAACGATTTTGGTCCTAATATGGTGTGGATTCGCCAAGATTGGTTAGATAAATTAAATATCAAACTCGATGAAGATGGGAATAATGCGATTAGTTTGGAAGAATTAGAATCAACTGCCAAACAATTTAAAGAAAAAGACCCTGGTGAGACAGGAAAGTCAACTGGATTAGCTTTAGCGAACTGGTTGTCCTCTCAAGATCATGGCGGTTCAGGATATACTGCAACAGCTATTATGAATTCCTTTGGCGCATACCCTAAAGTTTACTTAAAAGATGATAAAGGAAAGGTTTATTATGGTTCAAATACCGAAGAGATGAAAGAATCGTTAGTTTATTTAAATAGATTATTCGAAGATGGTCTATTAGACCCACAATTTGGTACACGTACGTATGACGATATTAATGCAATGATGGTCAATGGTGAATTGGGTATAGTACCTGGTCCATGGCATATTCCAGATTGGGGATTAGTTCAAGCTAGAGCGACAAATTCTAATGCAGCATTTGTGCCATATGCGCTTGAAGATAATAGTGGTAATGGAAAAATCAATGAAAGTGAAAAGTCAGCAACAGGTGGATTTATTGTTGTCAGAAAAGGCTTTGAGAAACCAGAAGCATTAATTGAAATTATTAACTTGTTATTTGATGATATCGCAACATCAAAGGATATGGAAAATGACTATCCAGAATTATATGAATACGCACAGTTAGCAGTAGACGGTTCTGTTAAACCAGTGAATATTGAGCTGTTTCCGAACCTAAGTGAGATTGATGATGCGGTGGAAGCAACTAATGCTGCAGAAGGTAAAACAAATATTGAGGATATCACTAAATTTATTGTACAAAATAACGCGCGTAAAATTAAAGCTTATTTAGATAATCCAGAAGAAGCAAGTCCTAGTGATTGGGCATTATATGCTTCTCGAGTATTAGCTGTAAATAATGTTATGAATGGTACGCGTGAAAAGAACTTATTAAATGATGTTCATCCAATTGTCATTAATCAAACGTTGTCTTCTATGGAAAGAAATGGTGCTCAAATTTCTAAGTTGGAAGAAGAAATGTTTATTAAATTTGTGACTGGTGAAGAATCGCTGGATAATTTTGATAAATATGTTAAAACGTGGAACACACAAGGTGGAGAAATAATTGTTAATGAGATTCAGCAATTAGAAGATGAGAAAGAGTAACTAACTGAAGAGATGGAGCGTCTGAGAAAGAACAGAAGCTCCATTTCTGTTTAAGGAGGAACGTACATGAAATTATCGAAAAATAAGCGTAATTCATGGGTATCGAAAGATCAATTTTTTTATTTAGCAATGATTATTCCAGGAATAATTTTTTTATTGATTTTCAATTATGGTCCAATGTTTGGTTTATGGATGGCTTTTCAAGATTTTGTACCAGCAAAAGGCATTTTCAATTCTCAATTTGTTGGCTTAGATAATTTTAACTATTTATTTCATTTACCTGATATTTGGAAAGTTACTTATAATACTATTTTTATTGCAGTAGGTAAAATCATTTTAAATACAGTGATTCCTATTATTTTTGCGATATTGTTAAATGAGATACGAGTGAAGTGGATGAAAAAATCAATGCAAACGATTGTTTATTTACCGTATTTTCTTTCATGGGTTATTTTGGGTTCTGTAGTTGTTAATCTATTTAATCTAGATGGTGTGGTCAATCAAATTTTAGAATCTATCGGTCTAACTTCGATTAATTTTTTAGGGAGTAATAAAGTGTTTCCACATTTGTTAATCTGGACAGATGTTTGGAAAGGTTTCGGTTATAATTCTATCATCTTCCTCGCAGCTATTACTTCAATTGATCCAGGTTTGTATGAAGCTGCCACAATGGATGGTGCGAGTTGGTGGCAAAAAGTCCGGCATGTCACTTTACCAGGAATGATGCCATTTATTATTCTTATGACTATTTTGGCATTACCGGGAATTTTAAGTGCCGGATTTGACCAAGTATATAATTTATATTCCCCACCAGTTTATGCAAGCGGAGATGTGCTAGATACGTATGTTTATCGGATTGGTTTGATTGGTCGAGATTACAGTTTAGGTACAGCAGTAGGTCTCGTTCGTTCGGTAGTGGGATTAATTTTGATTTATGTATCTAATAAAATAGCGGAAAAATCAACCAATAGAGTGATGTTCTAACTAAAGGAGAGACGGAAAATGAAAGAAAAATTTGGTGTTCGCCAATTAATTATTTATTTTATAGTCATACTGTTAACGTTATCTTGTCTGATTCCAATGGTCAATGTACTATCTATTTCATTAAGTAGTTCAACAGCAGTAGCAGGAAATCGAGTAGGGTTATGGCCTGTTGAGTTAACTTTAGCAGCATATGAGAGAATTATGAATGATGGTCAGTTTTGGCGCTCGTTTGGAATTTCGGTCTTTCGAGTATTTGCTTCTTTAATTCTTAATTTGGTTATTATTGTAACGATGTCCTATCCGTTATCCAAATCCAAGAAGGTCTTTCGTTCGCGAAGATTTTTTATGGGATTAATTATTTTTGCAATGTTATTTAATGGAGGGATGATTCCAACCTATTTGGTTATACGAAATTTAGGATTAATCAATAGTATTTGGTCATTGATTTTGCCTGGAGCCGTACCAATAGGCAGTATTATTCTAGTGATGAATTTTTTCCGTGGAGTTCCAAAATCACTTGAAGAATCAGCATGGTTAGACGGAGCCAATCCGTGGCAAATTTTAACTAGAATTTATATTCCCATCTCTTTACCTTCTTTAGCAACTGTTTCGCTATTTAGTATAGTTGGTAGTTGGAATGATTTTATGAGTGGATTGATTTACATGACAAAACCGCAGAATTATCCATTGATGACGTATATCCAATCACTAACAGTCAATATTGCTGAAACTATTCAAAATGCGTCTGGAATGAGTTCAGAACAATTACAAAGCTTATTAGCTGTTTCTGAACAAAACTTAAATGCTGCTAAAATTGTCGTTGCTATTGTTCCGTTGTTAATCATTTATCCATTTTTACAAAAATATTTTGTACAAGGAATTGTTGTGGGTGCAGTGAAGGAGTAGAAAATAATGGAAAATTTATTTCGTATAGATGGGCTAGTTTATCGAGTAATGTTAAAAATTTGGCAGTTATTATTGCTCAACTTCTTGATTTTAATGGCAAGTTTACCGCTAATTACCATTGGAGCTGCTCAAACAGCAGGCTTTACTGTCACAACACACATGATTACTAAAGGTGAAACTCAGATTCTAGCGACCTTTGTCACATCGTTTAAAAAGAATTTCAAGCAAAGTACTTTATTATGGGGGATATTATTGCTTAGTAGTAGTATCCTAATTATTAATTGGAATTACTTGATTCAATTTCAGCAATGGGGAAGTTGGGTAACAATCGGTTTGGGGATTGTTACGTTGCTTGTACTGAATCTATTTCAATATGCGTTTTTCTATATTGCACGTTTTGATGACTCGTTCAAATCTACTATACGAAATTTATTGAAATTGCCTATACGTTATCCAGTACGTAGTATGCTTTTAATGATTGCTGGGGGCTTGCCATTGGGAGTGATGACATTATCTCCATATACTTTTGTTTTTGGTTTGTATATGAGTTGTTTTTTAGGCATTAGTCTGGTTCACTTTTTCCGAAGCTATTTGCTTTTAAGTTTCTTTGAGAAAGTGGTGGAAAGAGGAGGAGAAAAAGATAAATAAAAAAGAACGAATTATCTAAGAGTTGTATTCCATACAGCTTAGATAATTCGTTCTTTTTACGTTGTTTGTCCTTGTAAAACTTTTACCGGTAATTTATATGCAGGTTCCCATTGTTTATCGGGATAAGTAATGCGTTGAATCAATAATTCCACCAGTAATTCAGCTAGCTCATCGATGGGTTGGACAATCGTAGTTAATTTTGGAAAATAATTTTGTACAAAACGCGTTCCATCATAGCCGACTA
This window encodes:
- a CDS encoding extracellular solute-binding protein is translated as MKSWKKTAMLAILPFVLTGCGDKESTEEAPTNADGDVIMTIGQQTAPNSKLPKGDSYSDNAYRRIIKEKLGIELKSAFEANGEDYDRQVSLAIASGEIPDMMVVSRDDLEELVDNDLVADLTDVYDEYASDRVKDIYDSYDGFTLDMATIDDRLMAIPGTTNDFGPNMVWIRQDWLDKLNIKLDEDGNNAISLEELESTAKQFKEKDPGETGKSTGLALANWLSSQDHGGSGYTATAIMNSFGAYPKVYLKDDKGKVYYGSNTEEMKESLVYLNRLFEDGLLDPQFGTRTYDDINAMMVNGELGIVPGPWHIPDWGLVQARATNSNAAFVPYALEDNSGNGKINESEKSATGGFIVVRKGFEKPEALIEIINLLFDDIATSKDMENDYPELYEYAQLAVDGSVKPVNIELFPNLSEIDDAVEATNAAEGKTNIEDITKFIVQNNARKIKAYLDNPEEASPSDWALYASRVLAVNNVMNGTREKNLLNDVHPIVINQTLSSMERNGAQISKLEEEMFIKFVTGEESLDNFDKYVKTWNTQGGEIIVNEIQQLEDEKE
- a CDS encoding ABC transporter permease, with the translated sequence MKLSKNKRNSWVSKDQFFYLAMIIPGIIFLLIFNYGPMFGLWMAFQDFVPAKGIFNSQFVGLDNFNYLFHLPDIWKVTYNTIFIAVGKIILNTVIPIIFAILLNEIRVKWMKKSMQTIVYLPYFLSWVILGSVVVNLFNLDGVVNQILESIGLTSINFLGSNKVFPHLLIWTDVWKGFGYNSIIFLAAITSIDPGLYEAATMDGASWWQKVRHVTLPGMMPFIILMTILALPGILSAGFDQVYNLYSPPVYASGDVLDTYVYRIGLIGRDYSLGTAVGLVRSVVGLILIYVSNKIAEKSTNRVMF
- a CDS encoding carbohydrate ABC transporter permease, which produces MKEKFGVRQLIIYFIVILLTLSCLIPMVNVLSISLSSSTAVAGNRVGLWPVELTLAAYERIMNDGQFWRSFGISVFRVFASLILNLVIIVTMSYPLSKSKKVFRSRRFFMGLIIFAMLFNGGMIPTYLVIRNLGLINSIWSLILPGAVPIGSIILVMNFFRGVPKSLEESAWLDGANPWQILTRIYIPISLPSLATVSLFSIVGSWNDFMSGLIYMTKPQNYPLMTYIQSLTVNIAETIQNASGMSSEQLQSLLAVSEQNLNAAKIVVAIVPLLIIYPFLQKYFVQGIVVGAVKE
- a CDS encoding BMP family lipoprotein, whose product is MKKTKFMKLALATAGIVAVLSGCGNGGTASSDSSSSSSSKASSSEVSSVALITDGNGVDDRSFNQSAWEGMVAWGEENGVEQGANGYQYFQSSGESDFIPNIDQALTAGYQTIFGIGFKLQAAIQEQATANPDVNFVIVDEVVDGLDNTVSATFKSNESAYLAGLAAAYSTQTNTVGFLGGMQISLIEAFEAGFKQGVEDGAKALGKDIKVVSQYAGDFSAPDKGRTIASAIYAQGADIIYGAAGATGNGLFQEAKSLNETRDDKVWVIGVDRDQSEEGAYKKDGKEDNFTLTSTLKEVGEAVKDLAEKSNNGEFPGGEHIVYGLEENGVGLTDGQLSDDAKAAVKEAREKIIAGDIVVKDTLK
- a CDS encoding sensor histidine kinase is translated as MKNKIRSVFQNLSFQRKIIVISFVASLFPLLLLTFFSIGIIQHFIVEREKSNNQDNLTSTYQQINLRLTTYEEAISFLTSSQFLVDELAIENPSNFEQYDLYTNTIVPLFQSIYSQQETIANITLYTSINLYDHGKYVKKIIPGDITSHFKLNNTTNISYFVDTDNNQIYLYSQLFSAKNKDTNIIVFQLSPEAIFDNLENISNEPYQLTITDAEQKNLFQFSNERPEQLGVLSRIFQRFNQSQIQNKKQLKNSWEITFSRPMYSVYNGIFLLVSAAGFIFLFAILMLSLSIIGLSKTVVAPIQKLADQMNDSPENTLNLKPTYQSNDEIGKLYQSFYQMIHQIQELINKVYKSEIKQQKHELRALQAQINPHFFYNSLSLINNKALLTGNQEISEMAQLLSQFYRLSLNNGKSRLSIAKELELTITYAKIQLKMHNYSFDLDIDVDEEIKQYEIITLLIQPFVENAIFHGIDHIEDQRRGKLTIRGKLLDNYLQFEISDNGRGMTANQLENILTHQGKHYGIQNVKQRISLYYGIQDAIVYDSTLNIGTTVRITLPKYTK
- a CDS encoding YesL family protein, giving the protein MENLFRIDGLVYRVMLKIWQLLLLNFLILMASLPLITIGAAQTAGFTVTTHMITKGETQILATFVTSFKKNFKQSTLLWGILLLSSSILIINWNYLIQFQQWGSWVTIGLGIVTLLVLNLFQYAFFYIARFDDSFKSTIRNLLKLPIRYPVRSMLLMIAGGLPLGVMTLSPYTFVFGLYMSCFLGISLVHFFRSYLLLSFFEKVVERGGEKDK
- a CDS encoding response regulator transcription factor, translated to MYHVLIADDHFDQRELLCFLLEKHSEKWIVYEAINGKEALDIFSKHPIDLLITDVQMPFSTGIELAETLRIQHQQLPILFISGYDDFTYAKKAFDLQAVNYLLKPINPEEFYLQLDKLMKAIQKTQIEQQQQQRIGQQDLLIKLFSGVSFEQLAPKEQTMAFSLLKTVTYFLTIDSNHDEAAKLENFLQFYKENTIIVRTSLTRFVYLLSTVTVHEAILKKRELLQQLQEHLGIEVTIEVSQRLQNPLEIYTIYEQHNEQITQKFYKKEKNIVLATKLPTKNIALEEKILNKIKEAIQQQNFELLQKRLSSLFSQYEQAASETPSIVKFFFATTYRTIVETVEINPKEVRSDLEKILDATSFIQIPKAFVKLLKLVEQRFNDLHTTTNEYVRETKNYMWNHYQEELNLEILANNVHLAPKYLSDLFKREEQIGITKYLNEIRMEKAKELLIHSHHRVREISQLVGFNSYSYFIKSFQKYTGVTPESFRKVKGQIPNEK
- a CDS encoding nucleoside hydrolase gives rise to the protein MRKVYLNHDGGVDDLVTLFLMLQMEEVEVVGVGVIPADCYLEPAVSASRKIIDKFGNGQNISVAASNSRPKNPFPKDWRMHAFTVDALPILNESGKLETELAESYAHQHLIETLHAQEEPIDLVFVGPLTDLSRALEIDPSIQEKIGKLYWMGGTFLEKGNVEEPEHDGTAEWNAFWDPEAVAIVWDSSIEIVLVALESTNMVPLTNDIRDMWARNRADEGIDFLGQAYAIVPPLVHFQTNSTYFLWDVLTAATFGKEDMVKKEIVPSIVIADGVSQGKTERHDNGRPVELVYHVEHDTFFDYITNLARQEK
- a CDS encoding AraC family transcriptional regulator — protein: MSLYLEIPELNQQFPYRFLLNDGMTIVYPHWHKEIELIYASRGKVNIGIGQTVVALEEGEMIFFASGEPHYFLASPDSERYVYQFDLKLFDESSLRKNEENLITLFEQGERHSRYWPPEFSETIKNLLVELYDLEITQPMGENYLILSCLYRLIGEFYQSLPRKTEQVKVTPTAVHRKETLERLNQVFDYIETRYQEAITVDEVAKFVGFSPYYFTRFFKKNTGQTFIQFLTEYRVNQAKFILSNEKLPMAEVAEQAGFSSVKTFHHVFKEAVGQSPLQYQKKMTE
- the scrK gene encoding fructokinase ScrK; translated protein: MLYGSIEAGGTKFVCAVGNEALEIVERVSFPTTVPEETMALVIEFFNKHKEELVAIGVGSFGPIDIHQDSETYGYITSTPKLAWQNYDFVGTLKESFNIPVAWTTDVNAAAYGEYVFGNGKGLSSVVYYTIGTGVGGGALQEGRFIEGFSHPEMGHMLVVPHPDDTFEGSCPFHGNCLEGMAAGPAVEKRNGRKGQDIPEDDPFWEIEAYYIAQCAYNTTLMLSPDVIIFGGGVMKQRHMVEKVHQAFAKLLNGYVRTPDLDKYIVTPALEDNAGTLGCLALARNAELHGH